The Triticum aestivum cultivar Chinese Spring chromosome 7B, IWGSC CS RefSeq v2.1, whole genome shotgun sequence genome window below encodes:
- the LOC123162783 gene encoding uncharacterized protein, with protein sequence MAPPPPKNPILSTYHLRFLLLASAATFSAAFSSHSYSSASPSLAPAVSSHSYSSACPSLPPAADRHTDADDALSLTRSFQIENGHFSAATDSLFSVDGHLHGSYRSFSLYPRHVLRTTDPTLVHLIAVIILIGPRSGDYAVVEAAESVSFDLDGYYSFASLQLCMAGAGAERAANGRPKYYEAVALSLRIPSPFSLTDPFVTGSLDGSSDFEPIQLLAYADGHGHDYKYRERSPCDPPVQLARGSLRALGGSYACAYLKERLVTSYRLLDHEGGSPAKLPWMHVSQMQCNEDGALRAYMVVSNDTGSVRREHRQFYHLLADEEALVADGHWDPAQDMFCLRACWVAPSTLAVRECGIGMSFWFPATWTVHERSVVAGVLWNSTQGRTSSLDAGAISGVMSAFSMDDHRRNISDVQYKYNDTMLEVAKKHYLKISKEEKIKGSFPVPGKHTTYHDLSLRFWMFGANINAVTVRGDAYPVTIGSVMTGEEMLMTTQVDTKHLHDPLNVSYDIHYYAPLGNSYSYSSQKEERRISAEGVYDPKKGVLCMVGCEQRDGSMDCQMLITVQFTSLEDRAGGLGGGGGAISSLRDRSDRLFFERKNITLYGMYAEQVPEAISRMDLESIMVVASVTLSCVFTALQILHVKKNPEAAAATSITMLTILTLGHLTPLVLNFEVIFPSRRSQYDLYSTDGSLELNQVMMKVPTLIAFVLQLRLLQLVVAGHLSSANQSEPATSVSEKTVLQICLPLYLLGGVLATVVHMINVRSEEKSLVVRIGGEAATLWDELLSYAGLVLDGFLLPQVILNASLSSSRVRAISPWFYMGGTMIRVVPHVYDVVRMQIYAPSMRPSDIYASPGGDLFGVAWDVLIFCGAALLASLLFLQQRLGSSTLSLPWQRRSGGCEMVSHI encoded by the coding sequence atggcgccaccaccacccaaGAATCCTATCTTGTCCACATACcacctccgcttcctcctccttgcgTCTGCCGCCACCTTCTCCGCCGCCTTTTCCTCCcactcctactcctccgcctcccccTCCCTGGCACCCGCTGTTTCCTCCCACTCCTACTCCTCCGCCTGCCCCTCTCTGCCACCCGCTGCCGACCGCCacaccgacgccgacgacgcccTTTCACTCACCCGCTCATTCCAGATAGAGAACGGCCACTTCTCCGCCGCCACGGACAGCCTCTTCTCCGTCGACGGTCACCTCCACGGCAGCTATCGCTCCTTCTCCCTTTACCCCCGCCATGTCCTGCGCACCACCGACCCGACTCTCGTCCacctcatcgccgtcatcatccTCATCGGCCCCCGGAGCGGTGATTACGCCGTCGTCGAGGCCGCCGAGTCCGTCTCCTTCGACCTCGACGGTTACTACTCCTTCGCCTCGCTCCAACTCTGCATGGCAGGGGCGGGGGCAGAGCGCGCTGCCAACGGCCGTCCAAAGTACTACGAGGCCGTCGCCCTCAGCCTCCGCATCCCTAGCCCTTTCAGCCTCACCGATCCCTTCGTGACCGGCAGCCTAGATGGATCCTCCGACTTCGAGCCCATCCAGCTGCTCGCGTACGCGGACGGCCACGGCCACGACTACAAGTACCGCGAGCGCTCCCCTTGCGACCCACCGGTGCAGCTAGCCAGGGGCTCGCTCCGGGCGCTCGGCGGCAGCTACGCGTGCGCCTACTTGAAAGAGCGGCTCGTGACCTCGTACAGGCTGCTGGATCACGAGGGCGGCTCCCCGGCCAAGCTTCCCTGGATGCACGTCAGCCAGATGCAGTGCAACGAGGACGGCGCCCTGCGCGCCTACATGGTGGTCTCCAACGACACCGGGTCCGTGAGGCGTGAGCACCGTCAGTTCTACCACctcctggccgatgaggaggcgCTCGTGGCCGACGGGCACTGGGACCCGGCTCAGGACATGTTCTGCCTTAGAGcgtgctgggtggcgccgtcaACCCTGGCGGTGCGCGAGTGCGGGATCGGGATGAGCTTCTGGTTTCCGGCCACATGGACGGTCCATGAGCGGAGCGTCGTGGCCGGCGTGCTCTGGAACTCGACTCAGGGGAGGACCAGCAGCCTCGACGCCGGAGCAATCTCAGGTGTGATGTCGGCCTTCAGCATGGACGACCACAGAAGAAACATCTCCGACGTGCAGTACAAGTACAACGACACGATGCTTGAGGTGGCCAAGAAACACTATCTGAAGATCAGCAAGGAGGAGAAGATCAAGGGGTCCTTCCCAGTCCCGGGTAAACATACCACTTACCATGACTTGAGCCTCCGGTTCTGGATGTTCGGGGCGAACATTAACGCGGTTACCGTGAGGGGGGACGCCTACCCAGTCACGATCGGCTCGGTGATGACAGGAGAGGAAATGCTCATGACCACCCAGGTCGACACGAAGCACCTGCACGATCCGCTGAACGTCAGCTACGACATACACTATTATGCTCCACTGGGCAATTCCTACTCGTATAGTAGCCAGAAGGAAGAGCGAAGAATCTCGGCCGAGGGCGTTTACGATCCCAAGAAGGGCGTCCTGTGCATGGTCGGCTGCGAACAGCGCGACGGCTCCATGGACTGTCAGATGCTGATCACCGTGCAGTTCACCTCCCTGGAGGACAGGGCGGGGGgactcggtggcggcggcggagcaatCAGCAGCCTCAGGGACAGGTCCGACCGTCTTTTCTTCGAGAGGAAAAACATCACTCTGTACGGGATGTACGCAGAACAAGTGCCCGAGGCGATATCGAGGATGGACTTGGAGAGCATCATGGTGGTGGCCTCCGTGACGCTGTCCTGCGTCTTCACCGCCCTGCAGATCCTCCACGTCAAGAAGAACCCCGAGGCCGCTGCGGCAACGTCCATCACCATGCTCACCATCCTCACCTTGGGGCACCTCACCCCTCTCGTGCTCAATTTTGAGGTCATTTTCCCTAGCAGGAGGAGCCAGTACGACCTGTACTCCACGGACGGGTCACTTGAGCTGAATCAAGTGATGATGAAGGTGCCTACGCTGATCGCCTTCGTGCTGCAGCTACGCCTTCTTCAGCTGGTGGTGGCTGGCCATCTGAGCTCGGCCAACCAGAGTGAACCAGCGACCTCCGTGTCAGAGAAGACCGTGCTGCAGATATGCCTGCCACTGTACCTACTCGGAGGAGTCCTGGCCACGGTCGTCCACATGATCAATGTCCGCTCCGAGGAGAAGTCACTGGTTGTTCGCATCGGCGGAGAGGCGGCCACGCTCTGGGACGAGCTCTTGTCGTATGCAGGGCTGGTACTAGACGGCTTCCTGCTCCCTCAGGTCATCCTGAACGCGTCCTTGTCAAGCTCCAGAGTTCGAGCGATTTCGCCGTGGTTTTACATGGGGGGCACCATGATCCGCGTGGTGCCTCACGTGTATGATGTGGTCAGAATGCAGATCTACGCGCCGAGTATGAGGCCCTCTGACATATACGCGAGCCCTGGCGGCGACCTCTTTGGTGTAGCGTGGGATGTACTTATATTCTGTGGAGCGGCGTTGTTGGCATCGCTCTTGTTCTTGCAGCAACGGCTTGGATCCAGCACCTTATCGCTTCCTTGGCAGAGGAGATCGGGCGGATGTGAGATGGTCTCTCACATCTAA